Within the Telopea speciosissima isolate NSW1024214 ecotype Mountain lineage chromosome 4, Tspe_v1, whole genome shotgun sequence genome, the region GAGTTTTAAGCAGAAAAGGTTTTTGTAGGATTTGGGAACTTCAGGTAATTTAGGTGGCAGTTGAGAACGATGTTATCTTTTCCCGTTCCGTATAATAGCACAAACAGCTAAACCATTATAACTTCACTTAGGAATCAAAGATACTGTAAATTCCAATGGACATACCAGATCCATATCGCCACGACCGTGCCTTCCGGCTTCTTAACGCAGTAAGCAGAAGGCCAAATGACAACACCAAGGCAAACATCCCATTTGCAAATCTCCAAGAAGGTATATATTCAGTCAACTTTGGATTTTCTCTGTTGGGTATGTGAAATTCATCCACAAGTCCCTAGGGTACCCCATTCACAAATAAAAGATTAGAATTCATATGTTCTCCTTCCAGTTCTAGGAACAGAGAGTGGAGCAAAGGCCACAGTACAAATTACTGAACATGATTCTTTTACATTAACAAGTTAAATAGATGGATGAAGCCTAGAAAAACCTCATTTTAGCTGAACTCAAGATCCCAACTGTTTAAGGTAAATGGTAGGCTTGTCTTTCATCAAGATTTCAATTTTAACAAAAGAAAGTAAATGAGATAGAGTGAGTGATCTAGTTTTACTTTGATGGCTTGTTGCATGAAGAGCATTgcaatgagaagaccaaagagTTCCCCCGCCAGTCGAGTAAACCTATTGATAATGGAGCAAGCTCCTAGAATAGACAGCAAGAACAACAAGATTGCAGTCCACACACATACCCTGTCCATCCAGATGAATACATAATTTACAATACAAATCAGATCTACCAAAATAATAGTGTCGTCTCTCTCTGTAAAACAGCATCAAACAGCTTACCATCCAGTCCATCCTAGGAAAAGCTTTGGCCCCAAATCAGGTCTATCTTTGGCGAAGTTAAACATGAATGTGTACATAAGCACAGTCGGCTCAGCAACTCCTAGAATTAGCAAAGGTTGACCTCCAATAATCGAGTGTATAATCCCGCACAATGCAGTAGATGCTAATGTTTGAACTGTGGTCAGAATCCCATCTGCTATCAATAGGTAGAGTATATGAACAATACAATTCTCAAAAAGTCTTGCTTGAAATCATAATTTATACGAAGTAGACTAGAAGAGACTGAAGACAAGTAGAGCAGCAATTTACTAACGGTACCTGTATTTCTCTCCAATTGTTCACCGAATGAAATAACTGGGATTGCAGAAGCAAAGAATATGTACATGGTGGGAGCCAAAATCCTtcagggggagggggaaaaaaagagattaAATGGCATTACCAGGCTAAGATGTCTATTTTATATCAAATAAAATCTGTCTgtgaaaaagaaattagaaatcTCTATCTGAACACTATCAAATAAAATCAGATGATGGATTGTTTGTTTCCTCACAAACAAggacaagggaagaagaagtagaTATATACCCGAAGCCTGCCTTGAAACCTCCCGTCCAGTCTTGCTTGTAACACATCACCCTTCCATGAAGATCGTTCTTGATTCCTCGGAATGGTATAAACGTCTCCTCCATTATGCGTAACTCAGAGAAACAGTGACGTCCTTCTATTGGTTTTACAGAGAAAGGAGACCAGAACAGAATTATGGAAGTTTGCTCTCTTTGAAAACAAATCCAAATCGGGTTGCCATTGGAAAGAATGATAATCTGACGTCCAGGTAAGTTACATAACTGAAGTGTGGCACAGAGCCTATCTAGCTAAATGCTGAAATTTTAAGAGAAGGGATCTGACGTGCATTGATGTATTCAGCTCAAAGCAGAAACGAAATGGGCGATGGATCAGTTAAAAGTTTAGGGAGATTCATAAGAATGCCACATACCCAGATGGAGAGAACCCAGACATGATTCAGTCTCCAAAACTCAGAACCAGTAGGAATCACTACAAAGTTAATTTAAAATGAGGGATAATTACACAACACAGTGTTGGTTGGGCCAAGAAACAAGACAGCATTTTACTTGAACTGAATCTTAATTGAAgtgaattttcttcttcccaaGCAATGTGAGAGCAGAGTTGGAGGTTCGACTTCTGAAAGGAAACTCCATATATAGAAAGACCAGTCCAGGAAAGAGGGTTGAAAAGGGGAACTGTAGATTTGATGCAGAGTGCGCTGTGGGTCAACATGGGATAAGAGGAGTCGGTGCCGCACAgcaaaaatgataccaaaaaaagaaaaggagaaagaatggAGAGGAGAAACACGCTACAATGAAGGTTCTTATACCTTGAAACCTCACTCTCCttcccaaaattgtaaaaaacgaaagaaaaataaataaatgaatttaACTGTCCCGCAACCtacaaaactaggaaggataaagtatggaATATCATGTTAGAAGTGGTTTGTGGGGAGTttcaatacatgataagttacGAAAAAATCGTTTGAGATAGCATGATCATGTTCAATGAAGGCCTTTGGATGTTCCTCCGATCCATTATaaaagagtgatttgattcggATTGAAGGAATTAAAAACGCTAgaggtagacctaaaatgaccgtAGGAGAAATGGTGATcgaagaaagacatgcatagcttaggctttGTATCAAATATGACCTTGAATAAAGCtaattggagggtaaggatccatttTGCCGACTccattgttgttattgttgtctCACTTCTTCACTGTATcccttattattttctttaggtTATCTTTTCGAGGGTTTgtgttttactattttttttcatGGATCACCGATCACTGCTAGCTCATATGTATGAATttacgattgatgagaaaagggttcaagttcttttctttttccttgtcaAATTTTTTTCGAATCTACAGTGATGACTTTAACCTATAAACAATTTTCATTTGGTATCTTTGAATTAAACAAATGAATACCATTATACCAGAGTGTTCCGACTTCCGAACTCCAACTTTGAAACTTCTAACCACCACCAACCGTGGCTGATACTAATACCTGATCGATATATTGGCCATGAATCTATCATCTTTATTGGTATCGGTATTGATATTTGCATCGACAGATTTATCGTGAGCTAAATCCTTGCTAATGGCTCAACTAATGTAGGTGCAATCATGGATTTAGTGCATGGTACCAGAACGGGCATTGGCCGTCCCAaaaaatcgatatgatatcgTTATGGATCAATCCATATCCAACAACtttgcccttgtttttttttgaaagaaaaaaaaaagatttttgataccaataccaatatgaCTAACCTGATatcaatacctcaaaccatggttgagTCTGAGTCTGGATCTTCTGTCGTACTGCAGGGTGCATGGTCACATCCTgcggcacacatggcctctgctgtacTGCACGGTGAGCGGTGGCTGTGCCGCAGGATGTGCACCGCTCACCGTGCAGTACAGCAGAGGATTTTTATTGACCATGGTTGCAATAGCTCATTCTGGACTTTCACAgccccatatatatattttgccTCTATTGTCCTCATTCCTCATCCACAACCACCACTAAGATCGGCGCCACTACTTTATACTTAGCAGGAGGGCCACCATCATTACCATTGTCATCATCGACAGCGGTACAGAAAGAAAGCAGAAAAAGAGAACATCAAAGGAACGAAAGgtctatcccaaaaaaaaaaaaaaagaataaaaaaaaagaaaaaagaaaaaaagttaaaGGTTAGTGAACCAGTAACCAAGTAACCACAGAAGATTTAATGAGAACCCACAATAGATTTTTCTAGTTAGTATTGAGAATTGAGATAagacttaaacaacattatATTGGCCCCCTCTTTAGTTTTTAGTGTTAGCTAGTTTAATTTGTCACATTCATTGAAGTCTATgaacttttggttttttggaggAGCTGATCATGGGGATTTGTTATTCTGTAATCAAGCAATTTGACAAGATCACTTTATCTTTTTAATATCAGTTTAAGCTTAAGTCATACTAAACTACATGGTACTatgattaatttattattttactttgGACCAAGTTTCCCTTATTCCATCGATGAAGCAGGAATTGCTTCACCAATGGTCATCATTGCGCTTGGACGAATCCCAAGGAACTGTGAAAAACATTTCAGAACGAATAGGAGAAATAAAATTAACAGAAGAGTCGTTGGTGTTTGGTTTTTTCactgtgggtgaaggaaaaccgAAAACTCTCTTCTGCCAAATTATGCAAGGGTTTCCAAGTTTAGTGGTAGTATATTAGGACGTATGATGGATTCTATGCTTAACTAATcacctttcttttcatttaaaaaaataaaaactacaaatTTATAAATTGGGATTGAATTCTTTGTTCGGCTTCTATCTTCCTATATATAGAGGTTGCTAGAAATTTGAAGGGGAATATGCAAATGCAGACACATATACCCAGATTACTATCACTTTTCAGGTGTTTTAGCATGGTTCAAGAATTAGATAAGAATTGGCTGAATCTGATTCCGATTCCAATTAATTCGAATTGATTGAAACATACtgaatttctagggttcagtCCAATTCCAGCTGAATCGAATTGGCAGAGTATTGTCATTAGAATTGGAATTTCAGACCTGAGGagccaattctagggtttttaggaCTGATTCCAGCTGATTCTCGGAATTGAAATCCAcccacagaaagagagagagagagagaggtgcacTGCCATCAAATGATTTTGTCCGGCACAATGCTATTTATACCTGAGGTCTTGAATCACTGAGGGCTCAGAGGGTACTCAATATTAACCCACTAGTTGGTATTTGTTAAAGCTTATTCAATCATTTTTGACAATCTAAACAATTGACTAAGTGGCACACACAACCCTAGATGACCCTACGACTATTTTCATGGTACCCTAACCTAGTACGTTTGAGTCTCGAGTCCAGATCAGGTTCTCGTACAAGAACCATTCTCCTACGTCCTTAATgcgcacagatggaatccaagagagtgaGTAGATTCCATCTGTGCACCTAAGGGCGTACGGGTGATCCAGCCTCCTCTCTCTCACTAGCAGTTTCCATCTATAGTGCAGAGACACAGCATTATGTACCTAAACTACCAACATGAAAGAAGAAAGTTAGATCTTCAGCTTCATTTTTCCATTTACAACAACCAGATGGAAATCAACATCAATGTCAACACAGCTGCAACACAAACACTTGGTGCTCCTCATCACTGTCAGAGAAGAGTAATTGCCAAAACATTTTCACTTTCAATACCATTGGCAAAAGCCCCACATTCTGCATTACATAAACAAAAATGGAGCCACGGATCAGTACACAAAGGCAAGAGCATAAGATCCTTAATTAAGCAGATGTTACTGGATCTTTTCCATGAATAAAGCAAGTAAAGTCAACCGGGCAAGAATTAGGACAGTAGAGAAGGGCCTGCTTCCTCTAATTTTCACAGCTCCGGCACTAGGTCCTGGAATCAAGTCAGCTGACTAATTCACTATTTTACCACCTTAATTATCAGTTATcagtataatttttaaaaaaaaaaaaaccctggtTATCATAAAAATTGAGTATGTGCAAATGCATATTTCTGTACatctggagagagagagagagagagagagagaccaaagaATATTCTTCTTATCTATTTCTTCCCATTGAACTCCTTACACGTAGCAGAACACGAACAAATTCATAAAACAATTGGAAGTCTAGTCCTGCTGGATTATCGCCATCAGCGGCCACTTTTGAACTCCCAGAAATGTAGCAACACGGGTTTTGACAAATTACAAAGTCAAAACCACCAAATTCTTTGATGAGATTTTCAAGCTTGCTGGTTGTCATTCGGTGAATGTCTTCTATCTGCACCAGCTTCCCAGTTTGGCCCGTGTTATGCCACCACCTTTTTAGAATTTTCCGATTTGTTGCTGACGATTCTACTGAAACAACACCTTTAAGACGAACACCGAGCCTATGTAAAGCAACTTCTGCCCCACCAATTCCACTGTAAATAGATAACATTGTCAAACCATTAGGAAAAATCCACTTCAAAACAGAGATATGATACCCAAGTGTGTCCGTCTGGAAGCAATGTTTGAGTGATCTAAGTCTTTCAATTGGATCACAGTCAGCAGTGTGATGGAATGGGTAACCTAATATGCGTTCAACCTGGTCAGGTTCAATGGGGCTGAGTTTGTACTTGCCTACCCAGATTAGATTCAATGTCTTGCAGTGATGAAGGATGTCTCTTTGCTGTTCCATTGAAAGCATCCCTTGTGAATCAACCAAGATCTTTCCCAGTCTGTCACATAGCTGAGAAATCCCAGCAGTTTCAGAACTAATACAGCTTAGCTGTTTCCTAGTGTCCCATGAAGGCCACCATTTCCTAGTATGTGGTATTGCATCTTCAATTGTCATTGGTGGCCTTGGCAGGATGTGAAGTCTATTGTCATTGGGAAGATTGTGTATGTAGCCTTCCTTCCTACTCAGGGCTGAGAAGAACTGAGAATTCACAAACTCGGGCTGAATAAGATGCAAATACTGCGATACTCTGGTCCAATAATCATGTGAGACATCCATGACATTTCCATAGAAGAAATAAGGGGGTTTAGCTAACATTTGATTAACACTCGAACACTGATTAGGTTTAGACTTGAACATTTCTAATGGTTCTGACGATCGATGGAGCCCTCCCTTTGGCAACGGCATCTGAAAACTGTCTACTCTGGGTTCCACTATTCTTGCTTCTGGCGTCGGAGAGCCATCGAAAAAAGTCGAGTCATATTCACATTCAAGTTTTGGCTTTTTTCCTTTCCCATTCGTCTCAATGTTAATTTCGTTTGCATGAGGTAAAACATTAGAATCTGATACTTCAGTCTCCTCGGTCTTAATTTCAGGAAAGCGTTTGTTGTGTCCTGTTTCTCTACCTAGATTACTCCAGTCAGTTTCCTCAATCTTTATTTGAGCACTCCATTGATTGTACTCCGGTTCTCTACCTAGAGATCTCCAGTCACTTTCAGTGTGGGAAAAATGCATACCATGAGGGGCTGATGTTTCCTGCACCGATATCAGAGATAGGACATACTATTTGGGTTAAGAAACATGACTATTTATAGTAAAAATGCAAAAAGAGCCTACATGAGTGCAGAAACTTGAGCATGTAGCACAGAGACAAACATGAAACTAGAAGTTGACAATAATAACTACATGAATGGGAACATCCTCAGCAAAACTGTGTCAACAAAACCAACACATTATTCTcctctcccccccttttttggggatgggggggagatattttaattaaaaaattttaaaactataTTCCGGAAGATATAtaactcctcctcctccttctccccCCAAGGGAAAAAGATAactcctcctcccccttctcCCCCCAAGGGAAAAAGATACTTTACACAGGAaggttaaaaaaatttattgtccTGTTGAAATCTGTATGAAAGGAGAATTTTCCTGTAAATATTTTTCTTCCCCTCCAAAACATTCTAATCTATTACCTCTGTCATCCACCGTTGAAGATCTTAGGAATCTAAAAGATCCAAAACAAGGCTCTGCATAAAATATTCTTTCACTACTTTGTTTTTTCAACCATGgttatttaaacaaaaattaattcATTAAAAGTATTTTCAGTTTTGTATCATTTGACCTTTTCCTAAAAATGttttcttcaatcaaaattgTTTTAAAATGGGGTTGTCATGATCTCTAATCCCATTAAAAGTTTTGCTAGCAAAGGAAGGGGCATCATCTGAAGTAGAACTGTATATGGCCAGAGACAATTATATTTGTCAAGAATATTAAGGTACAATCCACACCATAATTTCATGTTATAAGAAATATACATGTCATGCAATGTAGTGATAATTTTTGCCAATTCCAATTAAAGAATGCCATTTAAGTCTATCAAACCTGAAGTGccgataaataaaataaattctacTAAACAGGCATAATAAggattttttttgataagtggCACAGTGAATAATTTGAGAGGGAATTATGACCTTGTCATCTTCAACACGGGTGCTGGCAAGTCGATCTGCAAATATTGAGTCAGCAAGCTCACAAATGGGAACTTCTGAACCTGAAAATAGTGAAGGATTTAGGAATAAAAAACAATGAGACATGCAAAAATTGAGATGCATCcgtaacccccccccccacccactcCCCACAAAAGGCATATTGCTTGCATATGATGCCATTTTGAAATTTAgtgaaaaaattataaataaaaacttCAAAAACAAGGCGAAACTTATTGGGTGTGAAAGAAAATGAGGACTAATAGTAAAATAACATCCTCACCCTTATTTATCTTATAGACAATCAAAGATGGAGGAAAGATATACTAAATCCGTGCCAATGATATTACAAAATATTGTTTGCCTGTAACAGCCATTACAGTGActcctcccccaaaaaaaaaaaaaaaaaaaaatggaaaaagaaaagatattacATAAAGAATGGTGTTGCCAGTTCAAGCAGCTAAGCAAAGAACTCTGGATTATAGGACAGAAACACATGCATCACCAAAAGTGCTATGTTGCTGCAGTGTGCCAAAACTGTGAACATGCCTTTTGCTCCAACATTCCACATCCATACAGCTTCACTTAGGTGCTGGAATCATAATTATATGAACTCTCAAAGAGTCTACCGTATTTTACCCCCTCTTAAGTAGATTCTTTGTAAATATTGGCTCTTGAATTACTTTATCATTCTCATACTACATCAATGATCAATTATAGGTTCCTCGTCCACTGCCAAAAAAAAGTAGTCTTGGACAAATATAATTTACCCCCTTCCAACCACTCAGGATGACTTGAAATTGAAGGAACAATAAAATGTATTACAGTTTAAACATTAATTGGTTTTATTGGCAATTCCTTTTACTTAACATCCAGAGCACAAGCTACCACCTTCAAGgcatgaaagaaaagaaagcgaAAGTAAACGCATCAAAGTCCAAACCAGTTGCTATGATTGATGTCATGCTCTTGTTACAGAAAACTATGGTGAAACACTCACCAAACCTCTCTATAGCTGAAGAAATTTCATGTTCAGAGAAACCCATTTCAAGCAAACGAAGTGTCTTATCCATAGTCCCAAACAAAGCTTCTGTAGTAATTTCCTGGCAAATTGGACAATAAATTAGTAGCAGGAGCATCCAAAACAAGCTAAAGACATAGAATAATTGATGCAGGAGGGCTTCTTTGGACCGGCACAAACCTGTTTGAGAGCCCAAACGGATGATGCAGGAATGCTTCCTTGGATCAGCACAAACCCGTTTGGGAGCCCAGACGGAGATGAACCAGGTCCAAATTGGGTTTTGGGTAGCTACCTAGTTTACtacagtttctattttagaatacGTATGggagtcttttttcttttcttaattatATGCATGTAATGGATCATGATTATCAGATGAATAAGAATGAATATTGAGTTTTGGTTTTCAGTGGGCTTGCATGGCCTCGTAGCTTGGCTGTCATTCCctcctctctctgtctccctGATATGATACTATGAtccctctctcctcctcctccttcactctaatctttgttttattttaccctttgagttcTTCACCCCATACCCACGATACTTGTTCCAGTGGTAAAAAGAACCCCTCCATCTCACATTCGATCTCCCTCATCCCCGTGCTTTCTTCATAATATCTTGGGTGATGGTTCATCAACTCTAGGGCGATTCAGACCCTAGAAACTCGGGCCTGAGAGTGGTCTCTTCTGTGAGTGAAAAATCAAACTCAGAACTGGTTGTCCCTTCTACAGTTAGATCTTATTTCAGGAATTGGTCGTTAATTTTCTAAGCTGCAGTTTTGATTGGTCTTTGGGATGATTCAAGAGCCCCGGGAGTCGGGAACATAATCCTACAATTTTCACCTTGATTGAATGTGATTCAAGAGAGTAATCTTATCCGGAGACAAACCAGGGAACCGCTGGTTTCTTGTTCTTTTCCTATCGTGGGAGGTTGAACAAGATGGTGATAGTATTTTATATATCAACATAATATCCTCTTTCCCAGAATACTCCCTTCCATCTGAAATTCTATTATATCCTCATTTTTTGGTTAATGACTAGTCTGCCCCTGATGAATAATTACCTATTTCTTTAGTATCCATTCCTTTTCATCTCCCTTACTAACCCTTAAAATTTCTTACTATTTACCAAACTGCTACTCCCTTTTAACTTGGAGTCTTGTTGAGTGGGTGGGTCCATAAGTGATCCAAACCAGATTTTTGGAACCCCAGATTGCATGAATAAGATAtccataagagagagagagagagagagagagagagagagttaataACTGCATATGCAAGTTTCAGATAAGAAAAATGACTTTAAATATATGCCTAATTACATTCATGCACTTACCACTTAAACATGTTGCAGATGTTAATGTAACAAAACCCACTTGAGGCCAAAGACACAATACAGAAAGTAACAAACTGAAAAGAAGACAAAATAGATACCCAACGTTCAAGAAAGAAATCAATATATCTTTGAACGAAAAAAAAGCAAGCACAGTCCCACTAAACTCAATACTCATAGCCCCAAGAAACCACTTCTCCAACTTGAATTTACTTTCCAGGGAACAATGGCACCTCTGCCACTGCATCTTCTCCCCTTTTCCTAAACCTCATAACACCACCAGCCAGTAACTCTAGATTTCTGGACATTACAATTTACAACTTGATTATCTACCAAGCTTAAAATGAAAGAACATTTCACCCCTTTTATATCATGATTATTATGATCTTAGGTGATAGTGATAGTGCCTGTTGTTTCTTCTAAGGGACAAGTTTTCCTAATAACCAATATGGCCATGGAGATAAAAGTTATTCAAATATGTGATTATGTGAGGTCCAACAGCAACGACATTCATGGAACCTTCCACTCAATGTATTAAATTTCAACCCAACCTGCAGCCACATGTCCAAAAGAGATATTTTATCACCCTCTTTTCATTTGATAGCAAATAGAAGTAGCACTTCAATGCTTCAATGGTTGTAATGAGGTAGGGCTAGGTCAATGAAGTCCTAGTCTAGAGTAGG harbors:
- the LOC122657957 gene encoding probable inactive DNA (cytosine-5)-methyltransferase DRM3 isoform X1 is translated as MDKLVDNADSESSSDWEVEEGSTSKLGVLDLDLSAGTACSNPSQGNHASSSGGNLKSYFIGMGFSPTLIDKVIEENGDDNMDLLLETLFAKSALKKSSSESSDSLDALFSSCSDGVSSPECATNNNDIEELNVSAEFNEAKRASLLMMNFSVDEVEFAIHRLGEGAPINELVDFIVAAQIAESSGKEITTEALFGTMDKTLRLLEMGFSEHEISSAIERFGSEVPICELADSIFADRLASTRVEDDKETSAPHGMHFSHTESDWRSLGREPEYNQWSAQIKIEETDWSNLGRETGHNKRFPEIKTEETEVSDSNVLPHANEINIETNGKGKKPKLECEYDSTFFDGSPTPEARIVEPRVDSFQMPLPKGGLHRSSEPLEMFKSKPNQCSSVNQMLAKPPYFFYGNVMDVSHDYWTRVSQYLHLIQPEFVNSQFFSALSRKEGYIHNLPNDNRLHILPRPPMTIEDAIPHTRKWWPSWDTRKQLSCISSETAGISQLCDRLGKILVDSQGMLSMEQQRDILHHCKTLNLIWVGKYKLSPIEPDQVERILGYPFHHTADCDPIERLRSLKHCFQTDTLGYHISVLKWIFPNGLTMLSIYSGIGGAEVALHRLGVRLKGVVSVESSATNRKILKRWWHNTGQTGKLVQIEDIHRMTTSKLENLIKEFGGFDFVICQNPCCYISGSSKVAADGDNPAGLDFQLFYEFVRVLLRVRSSMGRNR
- the LOC122657957 gene encoding probable inactive DNA (cytosine-5)-methyltransferase DRM3 isoform X2; this translates as MDKLVDNADSESSSDWEVEEGSTSKLGVLDLDLSAGTACSNPSQALKKSSSESSDSLDALFSSCSDGVSSPECATNNNDIEELNVSAEFNEAKRASLLMMNFSVDEVEFAIHRLGEGAPINELVDFIVAAQIAESSGKEITTEALFGTMDKTLRLLEMGFSEHEISSAIERFGSEVPICELADSIFADRLASTRVEDDKETSAPHGMHFSHTESDWRSLGREPEYNQWSAQIKIEETDWSNLGRETGHNKRFPEIKTEETEVSDSNVLPHANEINIETNGKGKKPKLECEYDSTFFDGSPTPEARIVEPRVDSFQMPLPKGGLHRSSEPLEMFKSKPNQCSSVNQMLAKPPYFFYGNVMDVSHDYWTRVSQYLHLIQPEFVNSQFFSALSRKEGYIHNLPNDNRLHILPRPPMTIEDAIPHTRKWWPSWDTRKQLSCISSETAGISQLCDRLGKILVDSQGMLSMEQQRDILHHCKTLNLIWVGKYKLSPIEPDQVERILGYPFHHTADCDPIERLRSLKHCFQTDTLGYHISVLKWIFPNGLTMLSIYSGIGGAEVALHRLGVRLKGVVSVESSATNRKILKRWWHNTGQTGKLVQIEDIHRMTTSKLENLIKEFGGFDFVICQNPCCYISGSSKVAADGDNPAGLDFQLFYEFVRVLLRVRSSMGRNR
- the LOC122657957 gene encoding probable inactive DNA (cytosine-5)-methyltransferase DRM3 isoform X3 produces the protein MLKPFSGDDNMDLLLETLFAKSALKKSSSESSDSLDALFSSCSDGVSSPECATNNNDIEELNVSAEFNEAKRASLLMMNFSVDEVEFAIHRLGEGAPINELVDFIVAAQIAESSGKEITTEALFGTMDKTLRLLEMGFSEHEISSAIERFGSEVPICELADSIFADRLASTRVEDDKETSAPHGMHFSHTESDWRSLGREPEYNQWSAQIKIEETDWSNLGRETGHNKRFPEIKTEETEVSDSNVLPHANEINIETNGKGKKPKLECEYDSTFFDGSPTPEARIVEPRVDSFQMPLPKGGLHRSSEPLEMFKSKPNQCSSVNQMLAKPPYFFYGNVMDVSHDYWTRVSQYLHLIQPEFVNSQFFSALSRKEGYIHNLPNDNRLHILPRPPMTIEDAIPHTRKWWPSWDTRKQLSCISSETAGISQLCDRLGKILVDSQGMLSMEQQRDILHHCKTLNLIWVGKYKLSPIEPDQVERILGYPFHHTADCDPIERLRSLKHCFQTDTLGYHISVLKWIFPNGLTMLSIYSGIGGAEVALHRLGVRLKGVVSVESSATNRKILKRWWHNTGQTGKLVQIEDIHRMTTSKLENLIKEFGGFDFVICQNPCCYISGSSKVAADGDNPAGLDFQLFYEFVRVLLRVRSSMGRNR